TTGTTTAAATTCTTACGAGTTGGACGATAATTTTCATTATGGGTCGTCCAAAAACACCTAATTTATGACAAGTAACAACATCAATTGCCTAACATGTAGATCAAGAGAAAAGGAGTTGTAGTAGAATTCACTACTACTTGAAGATTGTTCACATTATTAAGATGGAGAGTGGTGCAAGCAATAGTTGCACCACTAAAGGTGGCAAGTATCCAGGGATAAAAGATGGATCTTGGTTCACCCAGTTTCGATATGGGTCCAACCCTTGGATGGCAAGATATGTATATGGCTTTATCTTCCTCGTCACAAATTTTCTAGCTTGGGTTGTTCGCGATTATGGTCAAGATGCAATAAAATTGCTCGGAATGAAACAACCGGGAAGTAAGTAGTTGGTTTTTGTGTTATATTAGTATGAGAccgaattacataaatttaatGTGCGTTTGACTGACTTTTAAAAGTGTTTTTTGGCCTTAAAAAACAGTTTTTGGCCAAACATATCATTATTTAAAAGTTAATCTCAAAAGCCAACAAATCATCTTTTTGCCCATAAAAATAGAAGCAGCAATTTGTTACttctgcttttgaaaaacacttttagAAAATTAAACTTAAAAAACACAAACTCATTTTCAACAAGTTAGGCCAAACATGCTCTTAACTCTCCTTATTGAATGAAAAACTTAGCTTGACGCGTATCTTCATTGACAGGATTTAAGGAATGCCATGGTGGTCGAGATTGCTCAGGCACTATAGGAGTACTACGCGTGAGCTTGGGTTGTTTTGTATCCTCTCGGTCACCATATTATTCTTATATAGTAATTCGTATATTAGATTTATCATATTCTTTGACAAAAACAAAATGATTATGAGATGAAGTTAgccttaacaaaaaaaaaagatgtttttTATGGCAATGTTCATATCTACAGTTGGAACCTCAAAGGTATATGATCGTCGAGATACATGGCATTCAGGGTGGTGGTTTGCAAAGGCTTCCATGTTTGTAGGGTTCATGCTCTTGTCTTTCTTGTTCcctccttcttttgtttatttctATGGTAAGTCTACTCCTTCACCTAAACATTTCCTAGTGTCTCAAAGGCACCTGTCAAATTCTGACCCGACCCGTTTTTCAGGGTCAAGAACCGAAAATTTCGACCCGGCTCAAGACCCGTATGTCAATGACTCAATATAATTAACGTAAACATTGAATATGAATAAATATtgattttaaatatgttttaaattttttaaaaaaatatttttttgatccaaaaaatcattaaaaaaagGCGTTGAAAATTATTTGTTGACCCGCATTCTGATCCTAACCCGTATTCAACCCGACCtgggacccgacccgcccgacccgtttgacaggtctagtcGAGATACATGACTGTAATTTGTTAATTTATGCATTAGTTTAGTCATGACATGATTATCTTTTTCTGGCAGGGGAGATTGCACATTTCGGAGCCGGGTATAACCTCTTGTGGTTGCAGATATCCAAGTATTTGATGCTTAATCTATTATCTATACATTCAGCTTATCTTTTTCCTTCATCAATATCTTACAGGATATTTCTCTTGATCCAGCTTGTGAGTGTGATTACTTTCATTACCTGGCTCAATGATTGTTTCCAGACCGACAAGACCGCAGAAACATGGTACGATTATTCCCCTGTTAGAGTATAAAACCGATCTTGGGACTCCAACCATCAGCTTAAGCCACTGGGACTTGGGATGGTTTCTTGATCGGTTTTATACTCTAACATCCCCCCTTCTGTATTTTTGAAAGGGTTGAATAATAATGGTGTTAACTTGAAAAATCTGTCTTTTGCAGTCGGGTCTACGTGACGATAGTTGCCAGTGCTTCATACTTTATATGCATAGTGGGAGTAATCTTGATGTACCTGTGGTATGCACCAGATACATCATGTATCCTCAACATATTTTTCATCACTTGGACTATTGTTCTTCTTCAGCTGATGACTAGTGTTGCCCTGCAACCCAAAGTAAGTGCAGATCACGTCATTTGAGTCGGATCAGTTTtgcgaggtctagtagtagtagtagtagtagtagctaAGTAATGTTCATATTTCTGCAGATCAACAAAGGTTTCCTGACTCCTGGTATAATGGGCCTGTACATTGTGTTTCTCTGTTGGTGCGCGATCAGAAGGCAAGACTTCAATAAGAAACTTCACTTGAATGAATCTGTCACTCATAATCTCGAATCTTATGAATAATTCAGATGATTAATTGGAATCGTTACCTTTTTTTTCAGTGAACCTCCCGGAACCAGTTGCAACAGAAAGGCCGAGGCTTCGAAGAGGACTGACTGGCTTACCCTCATTGTAATTTCTCAGCAAATTACTATACTCTTAAATTTATCCTCGGaaaatacacaaattctcatctgAAACGATCTCATGACTCTATACTAACGTAGACATCCAAACATCAAAGAGCGATATCTGAGTATACAGTAGACCACTCAATGATTTGCCAGTTAAGCTAGCTGACAtctgcctttttcttttcttgacgAAATGTTTCATTCTTGATTTGTCGCAGAGTTTCATCGTTGCACTACTGACGATAGTATTCGCAACATTTTCAACAGGCATTGATTCAAAGTGCTTCCAGGTAAATACTTTCTTTCATATATCTCCCTCATGGAAAGGAGTGCAGTAGCAGTAGCAGTAGCAGTAGCAGTAGCAGTAGCAGTAGCAGTAGCAGTAGCATCAGTAGTAGTAGGGACTTGGTCTAACTATAATCGTTAACATGTTCTACAGTTCTTGAAAAAAGAAACAGAAGAGGAGGAAGATGTACCATATGGTTACGGGTTCTTCCATCTTGTTTTCGCTACTGGAGCAATGTATTTCGCAATGCTGCTCGTCGGCTGGAATTCTCATCATCATATGCAGAAGTAAGTTTTCATTTATATGAGCagatttattttatttctctGCAAGAACATGGAGTTCTAACCATATGCTTCGTATCACGAGGCTGCTGACCCAGTCCTAATAACCTGATTTAAACCAACTCGGTTTTTAACAGGTGGACAATTGATGTTGGTTGGACAAGTACTTGGGTGAGAATAGTTAACGAATGGCTGGCAGCTTGTGTATACAGTAAGTCACAAAATGCATTTAAAAATACTTCCTCCGACTCAACAGTTTCTAAACGTTTTTATTGTTTTGTgacgagtattttaatcaaacgtaaagAATCAGTTGAGTCCGAGGGAGTATCCAATATCTGCTCTTACTGTTTAGTGATCAGAATTCTGAAGGCGAATATCTTGTGTTGTGATGAGCAGTATGGATGCTGGTGGCTCCTGTTATACTAAAGAATAGACAAGTTAGTGAAATTCCCTGACAAAAACGCGTAGAATTACAGTAGTTATTTCTCCAGGATTATCAGCCTGGTGATGCATTATTAATCCAGTGACATCAGAAGACAAACTCGGAAACAACGGTGGCCTTGTGTGACGATGTACATTTTAACTCCTTAGGAACTTAATACCCGGTCACTGGTTTGGTGGTGTCGCTGGTCTAGTGAGTTGACTTTCGGAGATACAGTAGCTTAGTAAAGTCAGTGGTCGCCGTAAAAGGGACTAGTTGGGAATCACTGACAAGTTTTGTAACTAATTTACAGCTTACATATATTAGAATGATAATGTATAGCGCTAATAGCTTTCTCATCTGATTATTTACGTTATTTATTTTGATCGTCTCATCCAATAGTCTATCAGTCTATGTTACAAGTGTAAAAAAAAATGCACAGACCAACGTCAACAAGGCGTCACAGTGAGTAAAATGTAGAGAAAAAGATGATGTATAAATGTGAGATACAAAACAGGTTTGTGTCCTAAAAAATTGGTTGTGGTTTTTCTACATCAAAAAGAAACCAAGTTTAAATAAGGCGAGGGTGTAAGCTTAGCTTAATGTTCACCAAAACCGCCACACAACAAATGACTTTCGGTCCTGTATTTCTATATGTTCTATGGTTGTCTTGTCTAGAGCAGCACAATAATTGTACAACAATATGGAAAACAAACCCACGTCGAGCAAGGcgactttaaaaaaaaaatcccgCTGGTGTTTCTACAGCGACGACTCTTTGGCAGCCAGGTATGAATGGGTGCAGTAGCAAATATATACTTTGTTCTCAAGAATCAACCAAATGGGTTTCCACCAAGTGAAGGGTTCGGTGTAGGAGCAGCTGGGTTTACGGAAACCAATCCTTGAGGCCTGCATGGTTCGTTCAAAACTATTTAATGAATGCTGCCCAATCTAGGTGTATTAGCATGAGAAATGTAGCAGCATTTGAGGGTTTGTTTTCCTTAAGATGGATTCTAACGGAGTTGTTAAATGGGATAATTGGTGAAAAGAAAACCGCGGCTTTTGTAATATGCAAGAAATGCACAAACAAGTGAGGTTATGTGAATCTGAACCCCCTCACCCAGCCTTTTGGACGGACATAATAATATAATCCCTCTGTTCGAGCCAAATTCTATACGTTTTGTTCAATATTTGTGAGTCGAGTATACCATTTGATAAGATAGGTGTAGCCACTATCAAACAGCACAAATTTTACCTGGAAGGTGGCATGTTATTCTGGAATTGGCCGAGTTGCTGGCCCATGTATGCCCCTGATGATTTATATCAAGCGTCAGTAGCAAAATAAGCTCGGACTTCATAAAAAGCAATGCCAACTCATTGGCAGTATAGAGAAGTGTGATTATATACTAAAATGCGGAAAATGAAAGTATGGGTGGAAGTGCAACGATTACATTGAATTACTACCTGGTATAGGCGGTCTAATTGATGAACCATGAGGCGGCGCAACTGATGGATGAGAAGATGTGTGAGGTGGCATCCACGAGGGCCTACCGATACCAAGGCTAAATCCTCCTTGAGCTGCCATATTAGGCAATGTTGCGTGCAAGGAAGAAATAGAAGGGAACTGCACGAGAACATGTTTGTAAATTAAAAGAGTCAATCTCATCACACAATGCTACAGTATCTAAGTAAAAATATACCTAGTTGTTTTACGACCACGGATGACAATTTTTGTCTGTTTTCTACTTATAATTCTTTGCATGAATAGCAAATATATTAGCATTTGTACATGTTCACAGCATCTCACCGCCAGCCAGATGCTATCAT
This sequence is a window from Silene latifolia isolate original U9 population chromosome 8, ASM4854445v1, whole genome shotgun sequence. Protein-coding genes within it:
- the LOC141597326 gene encoding uncharacterized protein LOC141597326, which codes for MESGASNSCTTKGGKYPGIKDGSWFTQFRYGSNPWMARYVYGFIFLVTNFLAWVVRDYGQDAIKLLGMKQPGRFKECHGGRDCSGTIGVLRVSLGCFMFFMAMFISTVGTSKVYDRRDTWHSGWWFAKASMFVGFMLLSFLFPPSFVYFYGEIAHFGAGIFLLIQLVSVITFITWLNDCFQTDKTAETCRVYVTIVASASYFICIVGVILMYLWYAPDTSCILNIFFITWTIVLLQLMTSVALQPKINKGFLTPGIMGLYIVFLCWCAIRSEPPGTSCNRKAEASKRTDWLTLISFIVALLTIVFATFSTGIDSKCFQFLKKETEEEEDVPYGYGFFHLVFATGAMYFAMLLVGWNSHHHMQKWTIDVGWTSTWVRIVNEWLAACVYIWMLVAPVILKNRQVSEIP